One part of the Chryseobacterium mulctrae genome encodes these proteins:
- a CDS encoding valine--tRNA ligase — protein MQISEKYNPQETEQKWYNYWLENKYFHSEPNEKPPYTIVIPPPNVTGILHMGHMLNNTIQDVLVRRARMQGFNACWVPGTDHASIATEAKVVAKLKSEGINKSDITREEFLKHAWEWTDKYGGTILEQLKKLGCSCDWDRTRFTMEESLSKQVIKSFVDLYNKGLIYRGYRMVNWDPEAKTNISDEEVIFKEQNGKLYFLKYKIEGTEEFLSVATTRPETIFGDTAICINPNDERYAHLKGKNVIVPIVNRVIPIIEDEYVDIEFGTGALKITPAHDINDYEIGQKHQLPMIDALDDDGNLNEHGLHYAGKNRFDVRKQIAKELEENDLLLKAEDYVNKVGTSERTGAVIEPKVSVQWFLKMSEIGKPALDVVMDDEVKFYPEKFKNTYKHWMENIRDWNISRQLWWGQQIPAFYYGDGENDFVVAETIEEALELAKQKTSNQQLTTENLKQDEDALDTWFSSWLWPMSVFDGLNNPDNKDINYYYPTSDLVTGPDIIFFWVARMIMAGLEYRKEVPFKNVYFTGIVRDKQRRKMSKSLGNSPDPLELMDKYGADGVRVGILLSSAAGNDLLFDEDLMLQGRNFMTKIWSAFRLINMWNHEDKPANATETQTIEWFENKLNKTIVEIDDQFEKFRISDALHLIYKLIWDDFCGSYLEAIKPNYGEGISKEVYNKTVALFEELMKLVHPFMPFQSEEIWQLISERSIDEALVIAQQKKAEGFNEDIIKNFETASEIISGVRNYRQTKGISPREAAEIYTNASEFANEPVIKKLANISEIHFGAKTDKPSFTFLVGSTEVSIPLSENLDLGEEKIKTEEELKYLKGFLISVYKKLSNEKFVANAKPEVVESERKKQKDAQDKIAILEEKLKTL, from the coding sequence ATGCAGATTTCAGAAAAGTATAATCCACAGGAAACAGAACAGAAATGGTACAATTACTGGCTGGAAAACAAATATTTCCACTCAGAGCCCAACGAAAAGCCACCTTATACGATTGTAATTCCGCCGCCAAACGTCACAGGAATTCTTCACATGGGGCATATGTTGAATAATACCATTCAGGATGTTTTGGTCCGTCGTGCAAGAATGCAGGGCTTCAATGCTTGTTGGGTTCCGGGAACAGATCACGCTTCAATTGCTACTGAAGCGAAGGTTGTTGCTAAACTGAAGTCTGAAGGAATCAATAAATCTGATATTACCAGAGAAGAATTTTTGAAACACGCTTGGGAATGGACCGACAAATACGGCGGAACAATTCTTGAGCAGCTGAAGAAATTGGGTTGTTCTTGTGATTGGGACAGAACCCGATTCACAATGGAAGAATCTCTTTCTAAGCAGGTAATCAAATCTTTTGTTGATTTATACAATAAAGGATTGATTTATCGTGGTTACAGAATGGTAAACTGGGATCCGGAAGCAAAAACCAATATTTCTGACGAAGAAGTAATCTTTAAAGAGCAAAACGGAAAATTATATTTCCTTAAATATAAAATCGAAGGGACAGAAGAATTCCTTTCGGTAGCTACAACGCGTCCTGAAACTATTTTCGGGGATACTGCAATCTGTATCAATCCTAATGATGAGAGATATGCTCATCTAAAAGGTAAAAACGTAATTGTACCAATTGTAAACAGAGTTATTCCGATTATTGAAGACGAATATGTTGATATAGAATTTGGAACAGGTGCTTTGAAAATTACTCCTGCACACGACATTAATGACTACGAAATCGGACAAAAACATCAGCTACCAATGATTGATGCTTTAGATGATGACGGAAATCTAAATGAGCACGGATTACATTACGCTGGAAAAAACAGATTTGATGTTAGAAAACAAATCGCAAAAGAATTAGAAGAAAATGATCTTTTGCTAAAAGCAGAAGATTATGTAAATAAAGTAGGAACTTCAGAAAGAACAGGTGCGGTTATCGAGCCTAAAGTTTCTGTTCAGTGGTTCTTAAAAATGTCTGAAATTGGAAAACCGGCTTTAGATGTTGTAATGGATGATGAAGTAAAATTCTATCCTGAGAAATTTAAAAATACCTACAAACACTGGATGGAAAACATCCGTGACTGGAATATTTCTCGTCAGCTTTGGTGGGGACAGCAAATTCCTGCCTTCTATTATGGTGATGGAGAAAATGACTTCGTAGTTGCCGAGACAATCGAAGAGGCATTAGAACTTGCGAAGCAAAAAACAAGCAACCAACAACTAACAACTGAAAACTTAAAACAAGACGAAGACGCTCTTGATACATGGTTCTCATCTTGGTTGTGGCCAATGTCTGTTTTTGACGGTTTGAATAATCCAGATAATAAAGACATCAATTATTATTATCCGACTTCAGATTTGGTAACAGGTCCGGATATTATTTTCTTCTGGGTTGCAAGAATGATCATGGCAGGATTGGAATACAGAAAAGAAGTTCCTTTCAAAAATGTTTATTTTACAGGGATTGTAAGAGATAAGCAGAGAAGAAAAATGTCAAAATCTTTAGGAAATTCACCAGATCCTTTAGAATTAATGGATAAATATGGTGCAGATGGAGTTCGTGTTGGTATTTTATTAAGTTCTGCGGCTGGAAATGATCTTCTTTTTGATGAAGATTTAATGCTTCAGGGAAGAAATTTCATGACAAAAATCTGGAGTGCTTTCCGTTTGATCAACATGTGGAATCATGAAGATAAGCCTGCAAATGCAACAGAAACTCAGACTATCGAATGGTTTGAAAATAAATTAAATAAAACAATTGTTGAAATTGACGATCAGTTTGAGAAATTCAGAATTTCTGATGCTTTACATTTAATTTACAAATTAATTTGGGATGATTTCTGTGGTTCTTATTTAGAAGCAATTAAACCAAATTATGGGGAAGGAATTTCCAAAGAAGTTTACAATAAAACAGTTGCTCTTTTTGAAGAATTGATGAAATTGGTTCATCCGTTTATGCCTTTCCAGTCAGAGGAAATCTGGCAATTGATTTCGGAAAGAAGCATCGATGAAGCTTTGGTTATTGCCCAACAGAAAAAAGCAGAAGGATTTAATGAAGATATTATTAAAAACTTCGAAACGGCATCAGAAATTATTTCAGGTGTTAGAAATTACCGTCAGACAAAAGGAATTTCACCAAGAGAAGCCGCTGAAATTTATACCAATGCTTCTGAATTTGCAAATGAACCTGTAATTAAGAAATTAGCCAATATTTCTGAAATTCATTTCGGAGCCAAAACAGATAAACCAAGTTTCACGTTCCTTGTTGGATCTACGGAAGTTTCAATTCCATTAAGTGAAAACTTAGATTTAGGAGAAGAAAAGATCAAAACAGAAGAAGAATTAAAATATTTAAAAGGATTCTTGATTTCTGTTTATAAAAAACTTTCTAACGAAAAATTTGTTGCCAACGCAAAACCTGAAGTGGTAGAAAGTGAGCGCAAGAAACAAAAAGATGCGCAAGATAAGATTGCGATTTTGGAAGAAAAATTAAAAACACTCTAA
- a CDS encoding RNA polymerase sigma factor: MISKEKEFAQLVKDNQGLIIKVSRLYTNSLEDEEDLFQEIVLQLWRSYDSFKGNSKISTWMYRVALNTAITLFRKKSKSLQTNELDINHRDFVEVDDDKQQQISLLYTVIKTLPNVERAIVMMYLDDLPYKDIAENLGITEVNARVKMNRLKKILKEKMEKHA, from the coding sequence TTGATTTCTAAAGAGAAAGAGTTTGCACAGCTTGTAAAAGATAATCAGGGATTGATTATTAAAGTATCGCGTCTGTACACCAATTCGCTGGAAGATGAGGAAGATCTTTTCCAGGAAATTGTTTTACAGCTTTGGCGAAGCTATGATTCTTTTAAAGGAAATTCAAAAATTTCTACTTGGATGTATCGTGTTGCACTGAACACAGCCATCACTCTTTTTAGAAAAAAAAGTAAAAGTTTACAGACTAACGAGCTAGACATCAATCACAGAGATTTCGTTGAAGTTGATGATGACAAACAGCAGCAAATTTCACTTCTTTACACCGTAATAAAAACCTTACCAAATGTAGAAAGGGCAATTGTAATGATGTATCTCGACGACTTGCCTTATAAGGATATAGCCGAAAACTTGGGTATTACGGAAGTGAATGCACGTGTGAAAATGAACAGATTAAAGAAAATCCTTAAAGAAAAAATGGAAAAACATGCCTGA
- a CDS encoding polyphosphate kinase 2 family protein, with product MDNNFSDDFLIKGKFSIKKSSTEYKGKLTKEEGVQLLIQEKEKLRELQEKLYADGSKSLLVVLQAMDAAGKDSLIEHVFGGVNPQGCNVTSFKTPSSREYSHDFLWRHYLALPQKGMIGIFNRSHYESVLVCKVHPEYNLSEKTWDSVKDFDKKFWENRYESIRNFEKHLAQNGTTIIKIFLNVSKDEQKKRLLDRINEQEKNWKFSAADLPERALFDQYMECYETAINETSEDEAPWYVIPADNKWFARLSALQIIIDTLEKMDLKFPELSKEDRKGLDEAKKQLEVNKKELRKK from the coding sequence ATGGATAATAATTTCTCAGACGACTTTTTAATTAAAGGAAAATTTTCAATAAAAAAATCTTCAACAGAATATAAAGGAAAACTCACTAAAGAAGAAGGTGTACAATTATTAATTCAGGAAAAAGAAAAGCTTAGAGAGCTTCAGGAAAAACTTTATGCTGACGGAAGTAAATCATTGTTAGTAGTTTTACAGGCGATGGATGCAGCAGGAAAAGACAGTTTAATAGAGCATGTTTTTGGAGGTGTAAATCCTCAGGGTTGCAATGTTACAAGTTTTAAAACTCCAAGTTCTAGAGAATACTCACATGATTTTCTGTGGAGACATTATTTAGCCTTACCCCAGAAAGGGATGATTGGTATCTTTAACCGCTCTCATTACGAAAGTGTTTTGGTCTGTAAAGTACATCCTGAATACAATTTAAGCGAAAAAACCTGGGATTCTGTAAAGGATTTTGATAAAAAATTCTGGGAAAACAGATATGAAAGCATCAGAAATTTTGAAAAACATCTTGCCCAAAATGGAACGACAATTATTAAAATTTTTCTAAATGTCTCTAAAGACGAACAAAAGAAAAGGCTTTTAGACCGTATCAACGAACAGGAAAAAAACTGGAAATTTTCGGCTGCAGACTTACCCGAAAGAGCTTTATTTGACCAATATATGGAATGCTACGAAACTGCCATTAATGAGACTTCAGAAGATGAAGCACCTTGGTACGTAATTCCGGCTGATAATAAATGGTTTGCAAGACTTTCGGCATTACAAATTATTATCGATACTTTAGAAAAAATGGATTTGAAATTCCCTGAGCTTTCAAAAGAAGATAGAAAAGGTCTGGATGAGGCTAAAAAACAATTGGAAGTGAATAAAAAAGAGCTAAGGAAAAAGTAA
- a CDS encoding beta-carotene 15,15'-monooxygenase yields the protein MPEFDLDSFKKTWQEQPVKPKYDNNEILKMLNKKSRNYMKYIFWISVVEFLFFSVLGVFYLIQSNESDSFLSILEKMGVHRDSQLVTKLDNIYLIVKILSLVVTGFFVLKFYQNYRKIKIEEDLKLFIIRIITFKKTVNAFILTNIGLLLVLISAFIGFTFYIINIQNIDVSNSTLISFLVGFIIGTILCVSLIWVYYRLVYGIIMSRLDKNLNQLKEIESQEN from the coding sequence ATGCCTGAATTTGATTTAGACAGCTTTAAGAAAACCTGGCAAGAACAGCCGGTGAAACCGAAATACGACAACAATGAGATTCTTAAAATGCTCAATAAAAAGTCACGCAATTACATGAAATATATTTTCTGGATTAGTGTAGTAGAGTTTTTATTTTTCAGCGTTTTAGGAGTATTTTATCTTATACAAAGTAATGAATCAGACAGTTTCCTGAGTATCTTAGAGAAAATGGGAGTTCACAGAGATAGTCAACTTGTCACTAAGCTTGATAACATTTATTTGATTGTAAAAATTCTAAGCCTTGTGGTTACCGGATTTTTTGTACTTAAATTTTATCAAAACTACCGTAAAATTAAAATTGAAGAAGATCTTAAGCTTTTTATTATAAGAATAATTACCTTCAAAAAAACAGTGAATGCTTTTATTTTAACTAATATAGGTTTATTATTAGTTCTAATAAGTGCATTTATAGGTTTTACTTTTTACATTATCAATATTCAAAATATCGATGTCAGCAATTCTACTCTAATCAGTTTTTTAGTAGGATTTATTATAGGTACCATCTTGTGCGTATCCTTAATTTGGGTTTATTATAGATTGGTTTATGGAATTATTATGAGCAGGCTCGATAAAAATTTAAATCAGTTAAAAGAAATAGAATCTCAGGAAAATTAA
- a CDS encoding DUF1573 domain-containing protein yields the protein MKNLLAGIALFGTFALASAQTITFDKTTYEYGQIKPNSDGTRFFTVTNTGDKPLIISNVKPSCGCTTPEFSQAPIAPGKSAKIKVGYNTASVSPFNKMIEVFSNDPVNSRSVIYIKGEVTPNAPEPKPLTAAEQKAAAKAEKKAAKMAAKK from the coding sequence ATGAAAAACTTATTAGCAGGAATTGCATTATTCGGAACATTTGCATTAGCATCTGCACAAACAATTACGTTTGACAAAACTACTTATGAATATGGTCAAATTAAACCAAATTCTGATGGTACAAGATTCTTTACTGTAACCAATACAGGAGATAAGCCTCTTATTATTTCTAATGTAAAACCATCTTGTGGATGTACTACACCAGAATTCAGCCAAGCTCCTATTGCACCTGGAAAATCAGCAAAAATTAAAGTTGGATACAACACTGCAAGCGTTTCTCCATTCAACAAAATGATTGAAGTATTTTCTAATGACCCTGTAAATAGCAGAAGCGTAATCTACATTAAAGGTGAAGTAACTCCTAATGCTCCTGAACCCAAACCATTAACTGCTGCAGAACAAAAAGCAGCGGCTAAAGCTGAGAAAAAAGCAGCTAAAATGGCTGCGAAAAAATAA
- a CDS encoding DUF4241 domain-containing protein codes for MQHLENIQKLFSKDFVESPLLESFEVGKIYLSTGKLVACDPLITNDMQPFSTQFPKGDFQVLIHKERESNCVAYAEIVFSDAKISSWKLATTKEQNIKDLAEGEVFGYPVESGMGCFMDVQTQEQLNLHEQKLFQRKGDDFMGIYEEFFHEHFFDENGAIDQFAFLKPTEENPGNIFAFETGYGEGFYASYIALDKENKPVKIITEFIEILVS; via the coding sequence ATGCAACATCTAGAAAACATACAAAAACTTTTCTCAAAAGACTTCGTAGAAAGTCCGTTATTGGAAAGTTTTGAAGTGGGAAAAATATACCTTTCCACCGGAAAATTGGTTGCTTGTGATCCTTTGATTACGAATGATATGCAACCTTTTTCTACCCAATTTCCAAAAGGAGATTTTCAGGTTTTAATTCATAAAGAAAGAGAAAGTAACTGTGTTGCTTATGCAGAAATTGTATTTAGTGATGCTAAAATTTCATCATGGAAACTTGCCACAACCAAAGAACAAAATATAAAAGATTTAGCGGAAGGTGAAGTTTTTGGTTATCCTGTAGAAAGCGGAATGGGCTGTTTTATGGATGTACAGACTCAGGAACAGCTTAATCTTCATGAGCAGAAACTTTTCCAGAGAAAAGGGGATGATTTTATGGGGATTTACGAAGAATTTTTCCATGAGCATTTCTTTGATGAAAACGGTGCTATCGATCAGTTTGCATTTTTAAAACCTACTGAAGAAAATCCGGGAAATATTTTTGCTTTTGAAACTGGTTATGGAGAAGGCTTTTATGCAAGTTATATAGCTCTTGATAAAGAAAATAAACCGGTAAAAATTATTACTGAATTTATTGAGATATTAGTTAGCTAA